A stretch of the Marasmius oreades isolate 03SP1 chromosome 8, whole genome shotgun sequence genome encodes the following:
- a CDS encoding uncharacterized protein (BUSCO:EOG09260TPT), with product MAPKRAAEDNNSFRARKKQKLSEVRQIAVQDQNGSITNLGPVIHDSMKNLPGAIDVEKFAESRSYEINAMQNAIKTASTSSTHRAWQLLPRHLRRRAASHDPRRVPVRLRAKAKAEMDPVKKKAQGRSRPKLGKSKRLPKSQVFLKRQRDKRWLESHIWHAKRMHMKNMWGFRLAITPTEKSFRPSHRASKHGSILHDASYQSLIELRGPQATLRLIFEMVCDCVNVDPTKKRFIDGSRTVEADFYQPGFYPFKLIGPVIILWRPPPPPPPQETSGSQGKKGKGKGKAKAKAKATPQDELTRTAWIFCHPGLFEDVFTALRTATSIALSSTSKVEVELADLRGQLNVFELMGPKSCQVLKGALSPVMDDAEFKQFWDYLGKIQNSGSLPRNMVVGFKVHDPRLNFPPKNSKPQNSNQPSFSSSTYPTSALARSDLWDETTRVKLKQPRFKKQDLDERRAKSHLIPGTPLSSLPQDDCVPLMLIQTSIVASEQDTEGVHGFTLLLPAGWSMAFLSSLIHTGTRVGGQRERAHQAFEAGRPYFPRDFPGTDLYSLHTRETEEDEKAKWERTPPAKKPNYEKLGTRSPWRADWEVVLGLNTKEGAKKNGAGFLSTQREPELEHESGNNDMDVDKSVEIEYDIPPWVLRGKGLLEAVSRDVNVEGVPGAAAIALHTAIENARKNHHLDLLPPEMTPEILLKSALVTIKLSPCGRGAPTDLAVISSIPDAEVKDCLLLRNDAGKLTNANTTDTASNPSTDSIIGYVTTGGFSLSRGEGFAIGCISLVKYLELKRQRDRLLESADVNKDRRSRLFVKVRERDGQQCRLSGAVAVIIIPVKFLETYKYI from the exons ATGGCTCCAAAACGCGCCGCGGAGGACAACAACAGCTTTCGTGCAcggaagaaacagaaactcaGTGAAGTTCGTCAAATAGCTGTTCAAGACCAAAATGGCTCCATTACCAACCTTGGTCCTGTTATCCATGACA GCATGAAGAACCTTCCTGGTGCTATTGACGTTGAAAAGTTTGCGGAG AGCCGTTCATATGAAATCAATGCGATGCAAAACGCTATCAAAACCGCTAGCACATCTTCTACTCATCGCGCGTGGCAACTTTTACCAAGGCATCTGCGGCGGAGGGCAGCTAGTCATGATCCACGAAGGGTACCAGTAAGATTGAGGGCAAAGGCCAAGGCCGAG ATGGATCcagtgaagaagaaagccCAAGGTCGATCTAGACCCAAACTTGGGAAATCGAAACGTCTCCCAAAAAGTCAGGTTTTTTTGAAACGACAACGCGATAAACGGTGGCTCGAATCCCACATCTGGCACGCGAAACGCATGCACATGAAGAATATGTGGGGATTTAGACTCGCTATTACACCTACCGAAAAGTCATTTCGGCCATCTCACCGCGCCTCAAAACACGGTTCTATTCTGCACGATGCATCCTATCAAAGTCTTATTGAGTTGAGAGGACCTCAAGCAACCCTTCGATTGATTTTTGAGATGGTTTGTGATTGTGTGAATGTGGATCCGACGAAGAAACG ATTCATCGATGGCTCTCGAACCGTGGAAGCGGACTTTTACCAGCCCGGCTTTTACCCATTCAAGCTCATTGGTCCAGTCATAATTCTTTGGcgccctcctcctcctccccctccgCAAGAAACCTCGGGGTCGCAAGGAAAGAagggcaagggcaagggcaaAGCAAAAGCAAAAGCAAAAGCAACTCCTCAAGATGAACTGACAAGAACAGCTTGGATATTTTGCCACCCTGGCCTATTTGAGGACGTCTTCACTGCGTTGCGTACCGCTACCTCCATAGCTCTTTCCTCGACTTCCAAAGTGGAAGTAGAGCTTGCAGATCTGCGAGGCCAGCTGAATGTCTTCGAACTGATGGGGCCAAAGTCTTGTCAAGTTTTGAAAGGGGCTCTTTCGCCCGTGATGGATGATGCAGAGTTCAAACAA TTCTGGGATTACCTGGGCAAGATACAAAATTCAGGCTCTCTACCTCGAAATATGGTCGTTGGCTTCAAGGTTCATGATCCACGTTTAAA TTTCCCTCCCAAGAATTCTAAACCTCAAAATTCCAACCAGCCGTCGTTCTCTTCGTCTACATACCCAACCTCAGCTCTTGCGCGAAGCGATTTATGGGACGAAACAACCCGCGTGAAGTTAAAGCAACCCAGGTTCAAAAAGCAGGATCTAGATGAGCGGAGGGCCAAG AGCCACCTTATCCCCGGCACTCCACTTTCCTCGCTCCCGCAAGACGACTGTGTGCCTCTCATGCTGATTCAAACATCCATCGTAGCTTCCGAACAAGATACAGAGGGCGTCCACGGTTTCACACTCCTATTACCTGCAGGATGGTCAATGGCATTCCTTTCATCTCTTATCCACACCGGTACTCGTGTCGGTGGTCAGCGGGAACGTGCACATCAGGCTTTCGAGGCTGGTCGACCGTATTTTCCTAGAGATTTTCCCGGAACGGATCTGTATAGCTTGCATACTAGAGAGACcgaagaggatgagaaggCGAAATGGGAGAGAACACCACCTGCGAAGAAACCAAACTATGAAAAGTTGGGGACGAGAAGCCCGTGGAGAGCGGATTGGGAGGTTGTGTTGGGGTTGAATACCAAAGAAGGTGCAAAGAAGAACGGAGCAGGTTTCCTCAGTACACAGCGGGAACCTGAACTCGAACATGAGTCGGGGAATAACGACATGGATGTGGACAAAAGTGTAGAAATCGAATATGACATCCCGCCTTGGGTACTTCGCGGGAAAGGTCTTCTGGAGGCGGTGTCGAGGGATGTCAACGTCGAAGGGGTTCCAGGTGCAGCAGCAATTGCACTGCATACCGCCATCGAAAACGCTAGGAAGAATCACCATCTCGATTTACTTCCTCCAGAAATGACCCCCGAAATCTTGTTGAAGAGTGCTCTAGTAACGATCAAGCTCAGTCCTTGCGGCAGAGGCGCGCCTACCGATTTAGCAGTTATTAGCTCCATACCGGACGCAGAGGTCAAGGACTGTTTACTCCTGCGAAATGACGCGGGAAAG CTTACAAATGCAAACACGACCGACACTGCGTCCAATCCCTCCACGGACTCGATCATAGGATACGTTACAACAGGAGGGTTTTCTCTATCTCGAGGTGAAGGGTTTGCGATCGGATGTATTTCACTTGTCAAGTATCTCGAGCTGAAACGTCAAAGGGATAG GTTGCTTGAGAGTGCTGATGTCAATAAGGACCGTAGATCTCGGTTGTTTGTCAAAGTGAGAGAACGAGATGGACAACAGTGTAGATTG TCTGGCGCAGTCGCAGTTATCATTATTCCAGTCAAGTTTTTGGAAACGTACAAATATATATGA
- a CDS encoding uncharacterized protein (BUSCO:EOG09260TPT) encodes MAPKRAAEDNNSFRARKKQKLSEVRQIAVQDQNGSITNLGPVIHDSMKNLPGAIDVEKFAESRSYEINAMQNAIKTASTSSTHRAWQLLPRHLRRRAASHDPRRVPVRLRAKAKAEMDPVKKKAQGRSRPKLGKSKRLPKSQVFLKRQRDKRWLESHIWHAKRMHMKNMWGFRLAITPTEKSFRPSHRASKHGSILHDASYQSLIELRGPQATLRLIFEMVCDCVNVDPTKKRFIDGSRTVEADFYQPGFYPFKLIGPVIILWRPPPPPPPQETSGSQGKKGKGKGKAKAKAKATPQDELTRTAWIFCHPGLFEDVFTALRTATSIALSSTSKVEVELADLRGQLNVFELMGPKSCQVLKGALSPVMDDAEFKQFWDYLGKIQNSGSLPRNMVVGFKVHDPRLNFPPKNSKPQNSNQPSFSSSTYPTSALARSDLWDETTRVKLKQPRFKKQDLDERRAKSHLIPGTPLSSLPQDDCVPLMLIQTSIVASEQDTEGVHGFTLLLPAGWSMAFLSSLIHTGTRVGGQRERAHQAFEAGRPYFPRDFPGTDLYSLHTRETEEDEKAKWERTPPAKKPNYEKLGTRSPWRADWEVVLGLNTKEGAKKNGAGFLSTQREPELEHESGNNDMDVDKSVEIEYDIPPWVLRGKGLLEAVSRDVNVEGVPGAAAIALHTAIENARKNHHLDLLPPEMTPEILLKSALVTIKLSPCGRGAPTDLAVISSIPDAEVKDCLLLRNDAGKLTNANTTDTASNPSTDSIIGYVTTGGFSLSRGEGFAIGCISLVKYLELKRQRDRLLESADVNKDRRSRLFVKVRERDGQQCRLASVTPVH; translated from the exons ATGGCTCCAAAACGCGCCGCGGAGGACAACAACAGCTTTCGTGCAcggaagaaacagaaactcaGTGAAGTTCGTCAAATAGCTGTTCAAGACCAAAATGGCTCCATTACCAACCTTGGTCCTGTTATCCATGACA GCATGAAGAACCTTCCTGGTGCTATTGACGTTGAAAAGTTTGCGGAG AGCCGTTCATATGAAATCAATGCGATGCAAAACGCTATCAAAACCGCTAGCACATCTTCTACTCATCGCGCGTGGCAACTTTTACCAAGGCATCTGCGGCGGAGGGCAGCTAGTCATGATCCACGAAGGGTACCAGTAAGATTGAGGGCAAAGGCCAAGGCCGAG ATGGATCcagtgaagaagaaagccCAAGGTCGATCTAGACCCAAACTTGGGAAATCGAAACGTCTCCCAAAAAGTCAGGTTTTTTTGAAACGACAACGCGATAAACGGTGGCTCGAATCCCACATCTGGCACGCGAAACGCATGCACATGAAGAATATGTGGGGATTTAGACTCGCTATTACACCTACCGAAAAGTCATTTCGGCCATCTCACCGCGCCTCAAAACACGGTTCTATTCTGCACGATGCATCCTATCAAAGTCTTATTGAGTTGAGAGGACCTCAAGCAACCCTTCGATTGATTTTTGAGATGGTTTGTGATTGTGTGAATGTGGATCCGACGAAGAAACG ATTCATCGATGGCTCTCGAACCGTGGAAGCGGACTTTTACCAGCCCGGCTTTTACCCATTCAAGCTCATTGGTCCAGTCATAATTCTTTGGcgccctcctcctcctccccctccgCAAGAAACCTCGGGGTCGCAAGGAAAGAagggcaagggcaagggcaaAGCAAAAGCAAAAGCAAAAGCAACTCCTCAAGATGAACTGACAAGAACAGCTTGGATATTTTGCCACCCTGGCCTATTTGAGGACGTCTTCACTGCGTTGCGTACCGCTACCTCCATAGCTCTTTCCTCGACTTCCAAAGTGGAAGTAGAGCTTGCAGATCTGCGAGGCCAGCTGAATGTCTTCGAACTGATGGGGCCAAAGTCTTGTCAAGTTTTGAAAGGGGCTCTTTCGCCCGTGATGGATGATGCAGAGTTCAAACAA TTCTGGGATTACCTGGGCAAGATACAAAATTCAGGCTCTCTACCTCGAAATATGGTCGTTGGCTTCAAGGTTCATGATCCACGTTTAAA TTTCCCTCCCAAGAATTCTAAACCTCAAAATTCCAACCAGCCGTCGTTCTCTTCGTCTACATACCCAACCTCAGCTCTTGCGCGAAGCGATTTATGGGACGAAACAACCCGCGTGAAGTTAAAGCAACCCAGGTTCAAAAAGCAGGATCTAGATGAGCGGAGGGCCAAG AGCCACCTTATCCCCGGCACTCCACTTTCCTCGCTCCCGCAAGACGACTGTGTGCCTCTCATGCTGATTCAAACATCCATCGTAGCTTCCGAACAAGATACAGAGGGCGTCCACGGTTTCACACTCCTATTACCTGCAGGATGGTCAATGGCATTCCTTTCATCTCTTATCCACACCGGTACTCGTGTCGGTGGTCAGCGGGAACGTGCACATCAGGCTTTCGAGGCTGGTCGACCGTATTTTCCTAGAGATTTTCCCGGAACGGATCTGTATAGCTTGCATACTAGAGAGACcgaagaggatgagaaggCGAAATGGGAGAGAACACCACCTGCGAAGAAACCAAACTATGAAAAGTTGGGGACGAGAAGCCCGTGGAGAGCGGATTGGGAGGTTGTGTTGGGGTTGAATACCAAAGAAGGTGCAAAGAAGAACGGAGCAGGTTTCCTCAGTACACAGCGGGAACCTGAACTCGAACATGAGTCGGGGAATAACGACATGGATGTGGACAAAAGTGTAGAAATCGAATATGACATCCCGCCTTGGGTACTTCGCGGGAAAGGTCTTCTGGAGGCGGTGTCGAGGGATGTCAACGTCGAAGGGGTTCCAGGTGCAGCAGCAATTGCACTGCATACCGCCATCGAAAACGCTAGGAAGAATCACCATCTCGATTTACTTCCTCCAGAAATGACCCCCGAAATCTTGTTGAAGAGTGCTCTAGTAACGATCAAGCTCAGTCCTTGCGGCAGAGGCGCGCCTACCGATTTAGCAGTTATTAGCTCCATACCGGACGCAGAGGTCAAGGACTGTTTACTCCTGCGAAATGACGCGGGAAAG CTTACAAATGCAAACACGACCGACACTGCGTCCAATCCCTCCACGGACTCGATCATAGGATACGTTACAACAGGAGGGTTTTCTCTATCTCGAGGTGAAGGGTTTGCGATCGGATGTATTTCACTTGTCAAGTATCTCGAGCTGAAACGTCAAAGGGATAG GTTGCTTGAGAGTGCTGATGTCAATAAGGACCGTAGATCTCGGTTGTTTGTCAAAGTGAGAGAACGAGATGGACAACAGTGTAGATTGGCGAGTGTTACTCCGGTGCATTGA